The [Clostridium] celerecrescens 18A genomic sequence TGCTGATATTAATTGCAACACGCAAAAACCATGCTTTTTCATGCTCTGTTGATTCAAACTTGGGCTGAGTTCTAAGGAACTGTATCAAGGCATCCTGCAATACATCCTCTGCATCGCTCATATTGTGGAGATAAGAGTAGGCAAGGCGCAGAACACTGTTCCCATAGGACTCCATCAAGCGCCCGGCCTGCTGGTTAATCTGTGCGGAACGCAAAGTCTCCTGCATCGGGATCACCTTTTTATTGCTTTCCATTTTTACCGCAGAAAGCATCAGACAAATTAGTCTGTATACGAACTCTTTAAGAAAGGATAGATATTCCCCGAGTCCGTTTTGTAATATGTACATATGAACCATACTGTCACCTCCCTTGATAACGAAATGGGGATACTGCAATTATGCAGTATCCGATTTCTGTGGTTCTGAGTCGTATACAAACGGGAAGAGAGTTATGTTGCAAAAGTTTAAAAATAATCTGCTTGCGAGTTTACAACTCCTACTGCCAGTTTAACGATTCCACGATCTGATCCACAAGACCGCAGCAGCGAAGCGTTCTTTCAGCGGTCATAACCGGACTCTCCGACAGGCCCTGTCTGATGCATGCTTCCGCATGTGCTGCCTCATATTTCATTTCAAAATCAACCGTTCTCTCAATCAGCTCGACACACTTGCCGCTATGTATTTCGCAGCGGTCCGCCTTCCAATATTCATTGGTTTTTATAAATCCCTTTTCAAAATAAAAAACAGCAAAACTTTCTGCAGGTCCCCGCATGGAAATACGGCTGCTGATCAGAACATCATCCATCTTTATATTAAGGCTGACAGAATCCTGGACTCCTGTTTTTCCCCTGGTCCCCAGTGCCTGCACGATTACATCGGCAGGCTCCAGCAGATAATCAAGGTATTCAAAGGTATAGGAAGCGCTGCCGTAAACAACTCCTCCCTGATCCTTTTCATGCATCCATGAAGCCTTTGGGCTTTGAAAGGAGGCACTCATATTCACTTGATGGAGTTTTCCTAACATTCCTGAATCAATATATGTTTTAATCAAATCGGTGACAGGAAGAAAAAGGCTTTTTTGCATCTCCATCACAAACAGCCCTTTTTCCTTTGCCAACTGAAAGATTTCTTTTGCCTGCAGTCTTGTCAGCGTAAACGGTTTCTCACAGAGTACGTGCTTTCCATAACTTAAAGCTTGTATCATTTCATGAAAATGTTCCCGGTTTATTGTGGTGATATACACAGCCGTAATCTCCGGGTCCTGATAAAGTTCTTCATAAGAGCCATACGCTTTTTCGATATTGTTCTCCTGGCAGAACGCCCTGGCTCTGTCAAGTGACCTTGACGCCGCCGCAGTTACGGATCCTCCATTGGCTCTCACTGCACCAATAAATCGTTTCCCAATGGCAGCTGTTGATATAATTCCATAATTTATTTTCATAGCAACCCCCTCTAAATTCATTAATTTCTTTCACCTTCCATTATTATAGTACAATAATAATCATTTGCCTATTTCTGGATGTAATTTGCTTGCTGAATATTTAATACGGCAGCCAGACAATCAAATAAGGCTTGTTTTAAGACTTGTTTCCTTCTGAATGAAATTAGAGATTCAACTTATGATAAGAGACTTAAAGAATGTATCAGGATATCACATGTTCCGCATTTTCTTCAGAAATAATCTGACCGCCTTTGCTTCATCTTCCGGAACGCTTCCGCCCCTTCCGATCCGGTCGCAAAGCCCAAGCAGTGCAACCTCACCGATATCTGTCTCCCGCTTCAAGCCATCAACATCACCGAACGGAAGCCCGTCTGTCACATACAGAATGTGCATATGATACCGAACCAGTTTTGCGACTTCCCCGATCCATTTATCATCTACGGAAAAACAAGACAAAAAATCCTCCGTGAGATGTTCTCCCTCAGCATCATGATTATATGCAGTGATTTTATCTTTTCGGATTTTCGTCACCGCCGGTTTGCCGATATCATGAAGCAGTGCCGCCCACATAAAGGTCCGGGCATCTTTACTTTTCGCCTTCTCTTCCGCCGCCTGATCCACTACCATCATCGTATGATTCCATACGCTCCCTTCCGGATGAAACCGTTTTGACTGCGGGGTTTCTTTCATCTTGCCAAGCATGGAAAACGGGTAATTCAAAAACCACGGTTCCCTGCTGATTTGTTCCAGATATTCCGATGGACGTTCGTCATGAAGCAAATGATTATCCATCTGCCGGAACAGTTCTTCCATATTATTATTTTCTTCTGCCATAAAATTCACCTTTCTGTTTTATGAATATCACGGTACACACGGTATCTATTATTTCAAATATTTATTGAAATAAACAAAAATTTTTTATCAGCAGAAGATGTCATTGCAGACCGAAAAACAGGCTGCTGGCAACAAAAGGTCTGTATGCTCCTCACTCAAAACGTCCTGTCCATTTACTTTTGCAAGGTTGTGATCAAAGAAAGAAAAAGCGAATCGGTATGAAGGAAAATCAAAGGGGCAGCCCTTTATATAGAGCCGCCCCCATTTTATAAGTCTAATAAACCATCTTCAGATAAACTTCATTCATCTTCTTTCTCATCTTTAGGAATTCCTCATTGTACCTGCTGGGATGGATCCTGTTTGTCAGAAGAACAAAACCCTTTCTGCCCTTCAAATCCATCAAAACAGAGGTTCCTGTAAAGCCGGTATGATAAAGTGTATCCCTTCCATACTCCTTGCTCCAGCCCAGAGTTCGTTCAAACTTTATAGTGCTGCAAAGTTTTTCAAACATCTCTTCTCCAAATAAAAGCCGGGAATGTTCCAGATAAGCCTTTACAAATTTCACTATATCTTCCAATGTAGAAAACAAACCGGCGCTGCCGCACTGCCCCAGCAGATGGGCCTTTGAGTCATGAACTTCTCCGCAGATACAGCCTCTTAGCTCCGTGCATTCCGTCGGAATGCAGCGCTCCCTGCTGCCCTGAACCAAATAGGTGGTATCCTTCATACCAAGGGGAGTAAAAATATGCTCCCGGAAGGTCTCCTCAAGAGTAGTTTCATCCAAATTCTCAATGATCTTTCCCAGCAGGATAAAACCCACATCCGAATACAGGAAGCCGTCTCCGGCTTCTCTTTCCCTTTGTGTGGTATAGAGATATTCCAGAAGATTTTCCCGGCTCCAGCTTTCTTTGTTTCGAATCTCAGCAGGAAGGCCGCTTGAATGAAGCAGCAGGTGTTCCACCGTGACATCCCCATAGGAAAAAAGGCCCAGGATCTCTTTTACCGGAGTAGAAAGGCTTATCACTCCTTTTTCCACCAGCTGAAGGATCCGGGTGGTAGTCCCAATCACTTTAGTCAGCGAAGCAAGGTCATAATACATACCTGCTTCCACGTTCCGGTCACAATAGGGAACCACCGCACCCTGCTTTCCGGCGTACATTAAGCGGATCCCCTGATCACTGACAAAGCCCCAGCTGGCTCCCCAGATCACCTGGTCCCGAACAAGCTGCTCTGCCATTTCATCTAAAACCGTCTCATTATCATTCCAGGCTCTTATCATTTGACTATACTCCGTTTTTCACAGCCGCTATAGCTTTCCTCACCTGACCGCCGGATTCTAAAAGGGCTTCCCTGGCCTGATCTTTTCCGCAGCCGCATTCGATCATCACGATGGCAGCAGCCACATCCTTATCTGCCTCATAAAGCACGTTAAGAGCCTGCTCCTCTTTCGCACCCGTCAGATCCATGATCATCTTAACCGCCCGCTTCACAAGCTTTTCATTGGTGGGCTGTACATGAACCATATAGTTCCGGTATACCTTTCCAAGCCTTATCATGGCTCCGGTGGAAAGCATATTAACTACCATTTTCTGAGCGGTTCCTGCCTTCATCCTGGTGGATCCGTTAATTACCTCTGGTCCCACTACCGGGGCAATGGTTATATCCGCGATCTTTGCCATGGCGCTGTCCTGATTGCAGGTAACGGAAATGGTAAAGGCACCTGTCTGTTTTCCGAACTCCAGGGCCGCCTTTGTATAAGGAGTCCTTCCGCTGGCAGCTATACCGATCACGCAATCATCGGCCGTAAGCTTCACCCGTTTTAAGTCCTCCACTGCCAGTTCTTCCGAGTCTTCTGCCCCCTCCACCGCTGTATACATGGCCTCATCACCGCCTGCAAGAAGGCCAAAGGCCCGTGTCGGCGATACGCTGTAAGTGGGGGTCAGTTCCACCGCATCCAGTGTACCCATCCGGCCTGACGATCCTGCACCGCAATAAATGATCCGTCCGCCTTTTTTGAAACGCTCCACAATTGACTCCACTGCTTCCGCGATTTGGGGAAGCACCTTTTCTATGGCTTCTGCTACTTTTTTATCTTCATTATTTATTAATGTAACGATTTCCAATGATTCCAGTCTGTCAATGTTCCGGGTAGCTTCATTGATTGATTCCGTTGTAAGCTTTTCTATATTGCACATAAAACTCCTCTATTTTTTTATTTTCAGACCTGCTACCATCTTTCTGGTTTTGATCAGCTCTACCTCATAATGCTCTAAGTTCTCCTGGATCACTCCCATATAAAGAAGATCCGCCATCATGATGGAGGTATGAAGAGAGGTAAATGCCCCGATCCGCATAACCTTTTCATTGTCCGGCACATGGAGGCATATATCTGCAATATCCTGTAGGGGAGAATCTCTTCTGCGGGTAACCGCTATGATCGATGCTCCCTGTTTTTCTGCAATCCCACAGGCATAAAGAACTTCCTGGGACTGCCCGCTGTAGGAAAATGCGATCACCACATCCCGTTTATCAATGTAGTTGAAAAATTCCACCATCATATTGATATCCTGATAAAAATTCGCATTGAGGTCTGCCCGCTTCAGTTTATGGAACAGATCATAAGCAGGCAGCGAGGAACTTCCGATCCCCACCAGATAAATGCGCCGGGCTTTCTTTATTTTGTTGATAGCTTTTTTTAATGCATCTTTATTCAGCTGATAGAAAAAATCCTGAAATGCCGCATCCACCAGGGCATCCATTTTCCGGCACAGCGTATCTAAATCATCTTCCTTGGAAATAATGGGGTCTACCATATCTTCCTTATCATTTTGGGCATCGGTTGCTGCAAGTGCCAGCTTAAAACCTTCCAACCCATCAAAACCAAGTTTTTGAACATAACGGATCACAGAGGCGGATGATACTCCGCTTTTTCCTGCAATATCCACTGCCGTCATCCCAAGACAGTTTTTGGTATCTGACAATACAAAATCTGAGAGTTTCTTTTCTGCTTTACTCATTTTATTGTATTGTTCTCTTATCTTTAACCGAACTGATTCCATTCCGCCTCCTCCTGCATCCGATTTATTTTACAGCATGTTTAATATCGACTGATCCGACTCATTGGGCAGCATCTGAGCCGTTACATTCACTCCCAGCTGTATCATTTCCCGGATATCCTTTTCATCGTCTTCCGTCAGATTCACTGATTTTTTAATGGGTCTGCTTCCTTCTCTTTTTGCCACATTTCCAATGTTAAAAGCCTTGATCGGGACTTCAGAGCGGATCAGTGCTGCCATATCCGTCACGTTCTTTGTTATCAGGAATACCTTATCCTCTTCGTAGGCCTTTTCTGCAAATTTTTCAGCAGCCCGTTTTAAAGACAGGATGGAAAGTTTTACTCCTGCCGGTTTTGCCATCTTAAGGCCCGCAATGATCAGTTCATCCTTTACCGCTTCATCGTTAACCACAATGATCCGGGACGCTCCTACCGTATTGGTCCAAACCATAGCCACCTGACCATGAATCAGTCTCTCATCTACTCTCGCATGAACAATTGCCATGAATCTTTCTCCTTATCTTCTTCCTATTCTTCCAGTTCACATGTATCATCCGATATATGAAAATACATCATATGCTGTTTCCCCATCTCCAGGGAGGCATTCAGAAGCTCTCGGATATCCGAAATCATTCCCCTGGACATGTAGGCATGAAGGACCAGAGGAAGGTTGATGCCTCCGATTACCTCCATATTTTCATGGATACCGGACATTTTAAGTCTGGAAGCCATATTAAAGGGGGAACCTCCCGTCAGATCCGCAAGCACTGCCACCGCTTCACAGTCTTTAAGCCTCCGGATCGCTGACTTCAGGCGTTCTGTCAGAAGTTCCGTGGAATCCTCCGCTTTAAAATCAACAGCTTCATAATATTCCGTCTCTCCAGCCAGCAGCTTTAACCCGCTGGTTAAACCAGAGGCAAATTCACCATGGCCGGTTACTATGATTCCAATCATACCATTATTTCCTTTCCTGTTTCAACTTCCTTTTTACTAAAATAAACCAGCCACAAAGGTCAGCATGGATTGCAGATTGCCAAGTACCATGCCCAAACCGATGAGAATAAAAATTAATTTTGTAGAATTCACCTTTTTCTTCCCAAGGAGCCAGTATGAAAATACTACGATACCAAGAGGAAGCAGGGAGGGCATGATTTTATCCAGCATATCCTGGAGGGCAAAGGTTACCTCTCCCATGGTAAACTGCAGATCCGTACGGTATTTGATTACAGAAGGGATCAGTGCCCCTACCACAGTCAGTCCCAGGATGCTTGCCGCCTCAGTAATTGGAGAAATTTTATCTGCAAATCCGGTAGCAAGCTTTCGTCCGGACTGATAACCGATGGTGGTAAATTTATATCGTATCCATAACACCCCGGCACATGCAATAAGAGGTATGATAAGTCCAATGGGATTCCCCTGCATGGCTATATAAGATGCAATGGAGAACACAATGGCCCGGTAAATGGCGATGAACAATGTATCACCGACTCCTGCAAACGGTCCCATAAGTCCGGTCTTTAAACCGGTAATTGCCTCCTCCGCCTCAATTCCCAGTTCTTCCTCCAGCGCCATATCGGCACCGACGATCAGATGAGACATTGCCGGAGTGGTGTTAAAATAACCCAGATGCATCTTCAGTGCGCGTTTCATCTTCTCAGGATCTTTGGAGTACAGCCGCTTTAAAACCGGCATGATGACATAGGCATATCCAAGGCCCTGCATCTTTTCGTAATTCCAGCCAAACTGTAAAGTAAACAGATTACGAAGATATACTTT encodes the following:
- a CDS encoding RNA polymerase sigma factor, encoding MVHMYILQNGLGEYLSFLKEFVYRLICLMLSAVKMESNKKVIPMQETLRSAQINQQAGRLMESYGNSVLRLAYSYLHNMSDAEDVLQDALIQFLRTQPKFESTEHEKAWFLRVAINISKNKIITYNRIRRTDELSETLAVAETEDLAFVWDAVKQLPAKYSEVVHLYYHEGYSTAQIASLLSKNDATVRSLLLRARKKLKDVLKEVYDFEE
- a CDS encoding Gfo/Idh/MocA family protein, yielding MKINYGIISTAAIGKRFIGAVRANGGSVTAAASRSLDRARAFCQENNIEKAYGSYEELYQDPEITAVYITTINREHFHEMIQALSYGKHVLCEKPFTLTRLQAKEIFQLAKEKGLFVMEMQKSLFLPVTDLIKTYIDSGMLGKLHQVNMSASFQSPKASWMHEKDQGGVVYGSASYTFEYLDYLLEPADVIVQALGTRGKTGVQDSVSLNIKMDDVLISSRISMRGPAESFAVFYFEKGFIKTNEYWKADRCEIHSGKCVELIERTVDFEMKYEAAHAEACIRQGLSESPVMTAERTLRCCGLVDQIVESLNWQ
- the murQ gene encoding N-acetylmuramic acid 6-phosphate etherase translates to MCNIEKLTTESINEATRNIDRLESLEIVTLINNEDKKVAEAIEKVLPQIAEAVESIVERFKKGGRIIYCGAGSSGRMGTLDAVELTPTYSVSPTRAFGLLAGGDEAMYTAVEGAEDSEELAVEDLKRVKLTADDCVIGIAASGRTPYTKAALEFGKQTGAFTISVTCNQDSAMAKIADITIAPVVGPEVINGSTRMKAGTAQKMVVNMLSTGAMIRLGKVYRNYMVHVQPTNEKLVKRAVKMIMDLTGAKEEQALNVLYEADKDVAAAIVMIECGCGKDQAREALLESGGQVRKAIAAVKNGV
- a CDS encoding PTS system mannose/fructose/N-acetylgalactosamine-transporter subunit IIB, whose product is MAIVHARVDERLIHGQVAMVWTNTVGASRIIVVNDEAVKDELIIAGLKMAKPAGVKLSILSLKRAAEKFAEKAYEEDKVFLITKNVTDMAALIRSEVPIKAFNIGNVAKREGSRPIKKSVNLTEDDEKDIREMIQLGVNVTAQMLPNESDQSILNML
- a CDS encoding MurR/RpiR family transcriptional regulator, which gives rise to MESVRLKIREQYNKMSKAEKKLSDFVLSDTKNCLGMTAVDIAGKSGVSSASVIRYVQKLGFDGLEGFKLALAATDAQNDKEDMVDPIISKEDDLDTLCRKMDALVDAAFQDFFYQLNKDALKKAINKIKKARRIYLVGIGSSSLPAYDLFHKLKRADLNANFYQDINMMVEFFNYIDKRDVVIAFSYSGQSQEVLYACGIAEKQGASIIAVTRRRDSPLQDIADICLHVPDNEKVMRIGAFTSLHTSIMMADLLYMGVIQENLEHYEVELIKTRKMVAGLKIKK
- a CDS encoding serine hydrolase domain-containing protein yields the protein MIRAWNDNETVLDEMAEQLVRDQVIWGASWGFVSDQGIRLMYAGKQGAVVPYCDRNVEAGMYYDLASLTKVIGTTTRILQLVEKGVISLSTPVKEILGLFSYGDVTVEHLLLHSSGLPAEIRNKESWSRENLLEYLYTTQREREAGDGFLYSDVGFILLGKIIENLDETTLEETFREHIFTPLGMKDTTYLVQGSRERCIPTECTELRGCICGEVHDSKAHLLGQCGSAGLFSTLEDIVKFVKAYLEHSRLLFGEEMFEKLCSTIKFERTLGWSKEYGRDTLYHTGFTGTSVLMDLKGRKGFVLLTNRIHPSRYNEEFLKMRKKMNEVYLKMVY
- a CDS encoding PTS sugar transporter subunit IIA is translated as MIGIIVTGHGEFASGLTSGLKLLAGETEYYEAVDFKAEDSTELLTERLKSAIRRLKDCEAVAVLADLTGGSPFNMASRLKMSGIHENMEVIGGINLPLVLHAYMSRGMISDIRELLNASLEMGKQHMMYFHISDDTCELEE
- a CDS encoding PTS system mannose/fructose/sorbose family transporter subunit IID; this encodes MADKNQTGSVKLEKSDINKVYLRNLFTLQFGWNYEKMQGLGYAYVIMPVLKRLYSKDPEKMKRALKMHLGYFNTTPAMSHLIVGADMALEEELGIEAEEAITGLKTGLMGPFAGVGDTLFIAIYRAIVFSIASYIAMQGNPIGLIIPLIACAGVLWIRYKFTTIGYQSGRKLATGFADKISPITEAASILGLTVVGALIPSVIKYRTDLQFTMGEVTFALQDMLDKIMPSLLPLGIVVFSYWLLGKKKVNSTKLIFILIGLGMVLGNLQSMLTFVAGLF
- a CDS encoding HD domain-containing protein; the protein is MAEENNNMEELFRQMDNHLLHDERPSEYLEQISREPWFLNYPFSMLGKMKETPQSKRFHPEGSVWNHTMMVVDQAAEEKAKSKDARTFMWAALLHDIGKPAVTKIRKDKITAYNHDAEGEHLTEDFLSCFSVDDKWIGEVAKLVRYHMHILYVTDGLPFGDVDGLKRETDIGEVALLGLCDRIGRGGSVPEDEAKAVRLFLKKMRNM